In Corallococcus caeni, the following are encoded in one genomic region:
- the epsH gene encoding exopolysaccharide biosynthesis glycosyltransferase EpsH, protein MAGSRPRVLLIAELCNPDWVSVPLEGWSLARALAEVADVHLVTQVRNRENILKQGLVEGKDFTALDSTPVERPLEKVGEVLRGKAGVGWTTATALSVLPYYYFEELLWRRFGDRIRAKEFDVVHRYTPISPTTPSTLAARCADAGVPFIMGPMNGGLPWPKGFGDARLREREWLSYIRDVYKLMPFYQSTRKNAAALMMGSRATRAQLSQEYQDKVVYIPENAIDVRRFGTSKAEPPKPGEPLRVAFVGRFVPYKGMAMLIDAAAPLVREGKVTVELIGDGAEMQNLRAQVAKGGLESGVTFAGWVKHQELQGRLSKNHLFGFPSVREFGGAVVAEAMALGLVPIVMDYGGPGEIVSPSTGFAIPMGTPQEIVERVRGVLEKLVADPSVIGPMGERARARIFKHFTWKAKAEQVLEVYRWVSGERGQPDFGMPLAD, encoded by the coding sequence ATGGCTGGCTCCCGACCCCGCGTCCTCCTGATTGCTGAGCTGTGCAACCCAGACTGGGTGAGCGTCCCCCTGGAAGGCTGGTCCCTGGCCCGGGCGCTCGCCGAGGTGGCGGACGTGCACCTGGTCACCCAGGTCCGCAACCGCGAGAACATCCTCAAGCAGGGGCTGGTGGAGGGGAAGGACTTCACCGCGCTGGACTCCACGCCGGTGGAGCGTCCGCTGGAGAAGGTGGGCGAGGTGCTGCGCGGCAAGGCGGGCGTGGGCTGGACGACGGCCACGGCGCTGAGCGTGCTGCCGTACTACTACTTCGAGGAGCTGCTCTGGCGGCGCTTCGGGGACCGCATCCGCGCGAAGGAATTCGACGTGGTGCACCGCTACACGCCCATCAGCCCCACGACGCCCAGCACGCTGGCGGCGCGGTGCGCGGACGCCGGGGTGCCCTTCATCATGGGGCCCATGAACGGCGGCCTGCCGTGGCCCAAGGGCTTCGGCGACGCGCGCCTGCGTGAGCGCGAGTGGCTGAGCTACATCCGGGACGTCTACAAGCTGATGCCCTTCTACCAGTCGACGCGGAAGAACGCGGCGGCGCTGATGATGGGCTCGCGGGCGACGCGGGCGCAGCTGTCTCAGGAGTACCAGGACAAGGTGGTCTACATCCCGGAGAACGCCATCGACGTGCGCCGCTTCGGCACGTCGAAGGCGGAGCCGCCGAAGCCGGGGGAGCCGCTGCGGGTGGCGTTCGTGGGGCGCTTCGTGCCGTACAAGGGCATGGCGATGCTCATCGACGCGGCGGCGCCGCTGGTGCGCGAGGGCAAGGTGACGGTGGAGCTCATCGGCGACGGCGCGGAGATGCAGAACCTGCGCGCGCAGGTGGCGAAGGGCGGGCTGGAGAGCGGCGTGACGTTCGCCGGCTGGGTGAAGCACCAGGAGCTGCAGGGCCGCCTGTCGAAGAACCACCTCTTCGGCTTCCCCAGCGTGCGCGAGTTCGGCGGCGCGGTGGTGGCGGAGGCGATGGCGCTGGGGCTGGTGCCCATCGTGATGGACTACGGCGGTCCGGGAGAGATCGTGAGTCCGTCCACGGGCTTCGCGATTCCCATGGGCACGCCGCAGGAGATCGTGGAGCGCGTGCGCGGCGTGCTGGAGAAGCTGGTCGCGGATCCGTCCGTGATTGGCCCCATGGGCGAGCGCGCGCGGGCGCGCATCTTCAAGCACTTCACCTGGAAGGCGAAGGCGGAGCAGGTGCTGGAGGTGTATCGCTGGGTGTCCGGCGAGCGCGGCCAGCCGGACTTCGGCATGCCGCTGGCGGACTGA